A portion of the Sus scrofa isolate TJ Tabasco breed Duroc chromosome 5, Sscrofa11.1, whole genome shotgun sequence genome contains these proteins:
- the PRICKLE1 gene encoding prickle-like protein 1 isoform X3 has protein sequence MEPKMSKLAFACQRSSTSDDDSGCALEEYAWVPPGLRPEQIQLYFACLPEEKVPYVNSPGEKHRIKQLLYQLPPHDNEVRYCQTLSEEEKKELQVFSAQRKKEALGRGTIKLLSRAVMHAVCEQCGLKINGGEIAVFASRAGPGVCWHPSCFVCFTCNELLVDLIYFYQDGKIHCGRHHAELLKPRCSACDEIIFADECTEAEGRHWHMKHFCCLECETVLGGQRYIMKDGRPFCCGCFESLYAEYCETCGEHIGVDHAQMTYDGQHWHATEACFSCAQCKASLLGCPFLPKQGQIYCSKTCSLGEDVHASDSSDSAFQSARSRDSRRSVRMGKSSRSADQCRQSLLLSPALNYKFPGLSGNADDTLSRKLDDLSLSRQGAGFVNEEFWKGRVEHETPEDPEEWAEHEDYMTQLLLKFGDKSLFQQQPGELDMRAGEHWLSDNMVKNKTELKQNNQSLASKKYQSDMYWAQSQDGLGDSAYGSHPGPASSRRLQELDLDHGASGYNHDQTQWYEDSLECLSDLKPEQSVRDSMDSLALSNITGASVDGESKPRPSLYSLQNFEEMETEDCEKMSNMGTLNSSMLHRSTESLKSLSSELCPEKILPEEKPVHLPVLRRSKSQSRPQQVKFSDDVIDNGSYENIEVRQPPMSERTRRRVYHFDERGSRPHHHRRRRSRKSRSDNALNLVAERKYSPRARLRLYTPDNYEKFIQSKSAREIQAYIRGAELCGPYAHATSDYALQPPGGPRFLGLYGEDDDSWCSSSTSSSSDSEEEGYFLGQPIPQPRPQRYAYYTDDLSSPTSALPAPQLGQRTTKSKKKKGHKGKNCIIS, from the exons ATGGAGCCCAAGATGAGCAAACTCGCCTTCGCGTGCCAGCGGAGCTCCACGTCGGACGACGACTCGGGCTGTGCGCTGGAGGAGTACGCCTGGGTGCCTCCGGGCCTTAGGCCAGAGCAG aTCCAGCTCTATTTTGCTTGCTTACCAGAGGAAAAGGTTCCCTATGTTAACAGCCCTGGAGAGAAACACCGGATCAAACAGCTTTTGTACCAGTTGCCACCACATGATAATGAG GTGCGGTATTGCCAGACTTTGagtgaagaggagaaaaaagagctGCAAGTATTCAGTGCTCAGCGGAAGAAAGAGGCACTCGGAAGAGGAACGATTAAACTTCTGTCCAGAGCCGTGATGCATGCTGTGTGCGAGCAG TGTGGGTTGAAGATAAATGGAGGTGAAATTGCTGTGTTCGCCTCCCGAGCGGGCCCCGGAGTGTGCTGGCACCCATCCTGTTTTGTCTGCTTCACGTGCAACGAGCTGCTGGTCGACCTCATCTATTTTTATCAGGATGGAAAAATTCACTGTGGCAGGCACCACGCCGAACTGCTCAAACCCCGGTGTTCAGCATGTGATGAG ataatttttgcTGATGAGTGCACAGAAGCCGAGGGTCGCCACTGGCACATGAAACACTTCTGCTGCCTGGAGTGTGAGACGGTCCTAGGGGGACAGAGGTACATCATGAAGGATGGCCGCCCGTTCTGCTGTGGCTGCTTCGAGTCCCTGTATGCAGAGTACTGCGAGACCTGCGGGGAGCATATTG GGGTGGACCACGCGCAGATGACCTACGACGGGCAGCACTGGCACGCCACGGAGGCCTGCTTTTCCTGCGCCCAGTGCAAAGCCTCTCTCTTGGGATGTCCTTTCCTTCCCAAACAAGGGCAGATTTACTGCTCGAAGACGTGCAGCCTCGGTGAAGACGTGCATGCCTCGGATTCTTCCGACTCTGCCTTCCAGTCGGCTCGATCCAGAGACTCCAGAAGGAGTGTCCGGATGGGCAAAAGCAGCCGGTCAGCAGATCAGTGTCGACAGTCTCTCCTCTTATCCCCTGCCCTGAACTACAAGTTTCCTGGCCTTTCCGGCAATGCTGATGACACCCTTTCTCGGAAACTGGACGACCTGAGTCTTTCCAGGCAAGGAGCAGGTTTTGTCAACGAGGAGTTCTGGAAAGGCAGAGTAGAGCACGAAACCCCAGAGGACCCCGAAGAATGGGCTGAGCATGAAGATTATATGACCCAGCTCCTCCTCAAGTTTGGTGATAAAAGCCTCTTTCAGCAGCAGCCCGGTGAGCTGGACATGCGAGCTGGTGAGCACTGGTTATCTGATAACATGGTTAAAAATAAGACCGAGTTGAAGCAAAATAACCAGAGCCTTGCAAGTAAAAAATACCAATCTGATATGTATTGGGCACAGTCACAAGATGGACTGGGCGATTCTGCTTATGGCAGCCACCCGGGCCCTGCAAGCAGTCGGAGGCTCCAGGAACTGGATCTGGACCACGGGGCTTCGGGATACAATCATGATCAAACACAGTGGTATGAAGATTCCCTGGAGTGTCTGTCAGACTTGAAACCAGAGCAAAGTGTTCGCGATTCAATGGATTCTTTGGCTTTGTCTAATATCACAG GGGCCTCAGTGGATGGAGAAAGCAAACCAAGGCCATCATTATATTCTCTGCAAAACTttgaggaaatggagacagaaGATTGTGAGAAAATGAGCAACATGGGGACTCTGAACTCTTCCATGCTGCACAGGAGCACAGAATCCTTGAAGAGCCTCAGTTCGGAGCTGTGTCCAGAAAAAATCCTGCCCGAGGAGAAACCAGTCCACCTGCCGGTGCTCAGAAGGTCCAAGTCTCAATCCAGACCCCAGCAGGTCAAGTTTTCAGATGACGTCATCGACAACGGAAGCTACGAGAACATCGAGGTCCGGCAGCCGCCGATGAGCGAGAGGACCCGGCGGCGGGTGTACCACTTTGACGAGAGGGGCTCCAGGCCTCACCATCATCGCCGCCGGAGAAGCCGCAAGTCCCGCTCGGACAATGCCCTGAACCTGGTGGCGGAGAGGAAATACTCTCCCAGGGCCAGGCTGCGGCTTTACACCCCCGACAACTACGAGAAGTTCATCCAGAGCAAGAGCGCGCGCGAGATCCAGGCTTACATCCGGGGCGCGGAGCTCTGCGGCCCCTACGCCCACGCCACTTCCGACTACGCGCTGCAGCCCCCCGGGGGCCCCCGCTTCCTGGGGCTCTACGGGGAGGACGACGACTCGTGGTGCTCCTcgtccacctcctcctcctccgactCGGAAGAGGAGGGCTATTTTCTCGGACAACCGATTCCTCAACCCCGGCCGCAGAGATACGCCTACTACACAGACGACCTTTCCAGTCCGACGTCGGCCCTCCCTGCGCCTCAGTTGGGTCAGAGGACAAccaaatccaagaagaaaaaggGACACAAGGGCAAAAACTGCATCATTTCTTAA
- the PRICKLE1 gene encoding prickle-like protein 1 isoform X2, whose amino-acid sequence MKPADRAVVGCPVTEKPSWDSVVLPLEMEPKMSKLAFACQRSSTSDDDSGCALEEYAWVPPGLRPEQIQLYFACLPEEKVPYVNSPGEKHRIKQLLYQLPPHDNEVRYCQTLSEEEKKELQVFSAQRKKEALGRGTIKLLSRAVMHAVCEQCGLKINGGEIAVFASRAGPGVCWHPSCFVCFTCNELLVDLIYFYQDGKIHCGRHHAELLKPRCSACDEIIFADECTEAEGRHWHMKHFCCLECETVLGGQRYIMKDGRPFCCGCFESLYAEYCETCGEHIGVDHAQMTYDGQHWHATEACFSCAQCKASLLGCPFLPKQGQIYCSKTCSLGEDVHASDSSDSAFQSARSRDSRRSVRMGKSSRSADQCRQSLLLSPALNYKFPGLSGNADDTLSRKLDDLSLSRQGAGFVNEEFWKGRVEHETPEDPEEWAEHEDYMTQLLLKFGDKSLFQQQPGELDMRAGEHWLSDNMVKNKTELKQNNQSLASKKYQSDMYWAQSQDGLGDSAYGSHPGPASSRRLQELDLDHGASGYNHDQTQWYEDSLECLSDLKPEQSVRDSMDSLALSNITGASVDGESKPRPSLYSLQNFEEMETEDCEKMSNMGTLNSSMLHRSTESLKSLSSELCPEKILPEEKPVHLPVLRRSKSQSRPQQVKFSDDVIDNGSYENIEVRQPPMSERTRRRVYHFDERGSRPHHHRRRRSRKSRSDNALNLVAERKYSPRARLRLYTPDNYEKFIQSKSAREIQAYIRGAELCGPYAHATSDYALQPPGGPRFLGLYGEDDDSWCSSSTSSSSDSEEEGYFLGQPIPQPRPQRYAYYTDDLSSPTSALPAPQLGQRTTKSKKKKGHKGKNCIIS is encoded by the exons ATGAAGCCGGCTGACCGAG CCGTTGTTGGATGTCCCGTGACTGAGAAGCCGTCGTGGGACTCGGTGGTCCTGCCTCTGGAGATGGAGCCCAAGATGAGCAAACTCGCCTTCGCGTGCCAGCGGAGCTCCACGTCGGACGACGACTCGGGCTGTGCGCTGGAGGAGTACGCCTGGGTGCCTCCGGGCCTTAGGCCAGAGCAG aTCCAGCTCTATTTTGCTTGCTTACCAGAGGAAAAGGTTCCCTATGTTAACAGCCCTGGAGAGAAACACCGGATCAAACAGCTTTTGTACCAGTTGCCACCACATGATAATGAG GTGCGGTATTGCCAGACTTTGagtgaagaggagaaaaaagagctGCAAGTATTCAGTGCTCAGCGGAAGAAAGAGGCACTCGGAAGAGGAACGATTAAACTTCTGTCCAGAGCCGTGATGCATGCTGTGTGCGAGCAG TGTGGGTTGAAGATAAATGGAGGTGAAATTGCTGTGTTCGCCTCCCGAGCGGGCCCCGGAGTGTGCTGGCACCCATCCTGTTTTGTCTGCTTCACGTGCAACGAGCTGCTGGTCGACCTCATCTATTTTTATCAGGATGGAAAAATTCACTGTGGCAGGCACCACGCCGAACTGCTCAAACCCCGGTGTTCAGCATGTGATGAG ataatttttgcTGATGAGTGCACAGAAGCCGAGGGTCGCCACTGGCACATGAAACACTTCTGCTGCCTGGAGTGTGAGACGGTCCTAGGGGGACAGAGGTACATCATGAAGGATGGCCGCCCGTTCTGCTGTGGCTGCTTCGAGTCCCTGTATGCAGAGTACTGCGAGACCTGCGGGGAGCATATTG GGGTGGACCACGCGCAGATGACCTACGACGGGCAGCACTGGCACGCCACGGAGGCCTGCTTTTCCTGCGCCCAGTGCAAAGCCTCTCTCTTGGGATGTCCTTTCCTTCCCAAACAAGGGCAGATTTACTGCTCGAAGACGTGCAGCCTCGGTGAAGACGTGCATGCCTCGGATTCTTCCGACTCTGCCTTCCAGTCGGCTCGATCCAGAGACTCCAGAAGGAGTGTCCGGATGGGCAAAAGCAGCCGGTCAGCAGATCAGTGTCGACAGTCTCTCCTCTTATCCCCTGCCCTGAACTACAAGTTTCCTGGCCTTTCCGGCAATGCTGATGACACCCTTTCTCGGAAACTGGACGACCTGAGTCTTTCCAGGCAAGGAGCAGGTTTTGTCAACGAGGAGTTCTGGAAAGGCAGAGTAGAGCACGAAACCCCAGAGGACCCCGAAGAATGGGCTGAGCATGAAGATTATATGACCCAGCTCCTCCTCAAGTTTGGTGATAAAAGCCTCTTTCAGCAGCAGCCCGGTGAGCTGGACATGCGAGCTGGTGAGCACTGGTTATCTGATAACATGGTTAAAAATAAGACCGAGTTGAAGCAAAATAACCAGAGCCTTGCAAGTAAAAAATACCAATCTGATATGTATTGGGCACAGTCACAAGATGGACTGGGCGATTCTGCTTATGGCAGCCACCCGGGCCCTGCAAGCAGTCGGAGGCTCCAGGAACTGGATCTGGACCACGGGGCTTCGGGATACAATCATGATCAAACACAGTGGTATGAAGATTCCCTGGAGTGTCTGTCAGACTTGAAACCAGAGCAAAGTGTTCGCGATTCAATGGATTCTTTGGCTTTGTCTAATATCACAG GGGCCTCAGTGGATGGAGAAAGCAAACCAAGGCCATCATTATATTCTCTGCAAAACTttgaggaaatggagacagaaGATTGTGAGAAAATGAGCAACATGGGGACTCTGAACTCTTCCATGCTGCACAGGAGCACAGAATCCTTGAAGAGCCTCAGTTCGGAGCTGTGTCCAGAAAAAATCCTGCCCGAGGAGAAACCAGTCCACCTGCCGGTGCTCAGAAGGTCCAAGTCTCAATCCAGACCCCAGCAGGTCAAGTTTTCAGATGACGTCATCGACAACGGAAGCTACGAGAACATCGAGGTCCGGCAGCCGCCGATGAGCGAGAGGACCCGGCGGCGGGTGTACCACTTTGACGAGAGGGGCTCCAGGCCTCACCATCATCGCCGCCGGAGAAGCCGCAAGTCCCGCTCGGACAATGCCCTGAACCTGGTGGCGGAGAGGAAATACTCTCCCAGGGCCAGGCTGCGGCTTTACACCCCCGACAACTACGAGAAGTTCATCCAGAGCAAGAGCGCGCGCGAGATCCAGGCTTACATCCGGGGCGCGGAGCTCTGCGGCCCCTACGCCCACGCCACTTCCGACTACGCGCTGCAGCCCCCCGGGGGCCCCCGCTTCCTGGGGCTCTACGGGGAGGACGACGACTCGTGGTGCTCCTcgtccacctcctcctcctccgactCGGAAGAGGAGGGCTATTTTCTCGGACAACCGATTCCTCAACCCCGGCCGCAGAGATACGCCTACTACACAGACGACCTTTCCAGTCCGACGTCGGCCCTCCCTGCGCCTCAGTTGGGTCAGAGGACAAccaaatccaagaagaaaaaggGACACAAGGGCAAAAACTGCATCATTTCTTAA
- the PRICKLE1 gene encoding prickle-like protein 1 isoform X1 yields MKPADRAAVVGCPVTEKPSWDSVVLPLEMEPKMSKLAFACQRSSTSDDDSGCALEEYAWVPPGLRPEQIQLYFACLPEEKVPYVNSPGEKHRIKQLLYQLPPHDNEVRYCQTLSEEEKKELQVFSAQRKKEALGRGTIKLLSRAVMHAVCEQCGLKINGGEIAVFASRAGPGVCWHPSCFVCFTCNELLVDLIYFYQDGKIHCGRHHAELLKPRCSACDEIIFADECTEAEGRHWHMKHFCCLECETVLGGQRYIMKDGRPFCCGCFESLYAEYCETCGEHIGVDHAQMTYDGQHWHATEACFSCAQCKASLLGCPFLPKQGQIYCSKTCSLGEDVHASDSSDSAFQSARSRDSRRSVRMGKSSRSADQCRQSLLLSPALNYKFPGLSGNADDTLSRKLDDLSLSRQGAGFVNEEFWKGRVEHETPEDPEEWAEHEDYMTQLLLKFGDKSLFQQQPGELDMRAGEHWLSDNMVKNKTELKQNNQSLASKKYQSDMYWAQSQDGLGDSAYGSHPGPASSRRLQELDLDHGASGYNHDQTQWYEDSLECLSDLKPEQSVRDSMDSLALSNITGASVDGESKPRPSLYSLQNFEEMETEDCEKMSNMGTLNSSMLHRSTESLKSLSSELCPEKILPEEKPVHLPVLRRSKSQSRPQQVKFSDDVIDNGSYENIEVRQPPMSERTRRRVYHFDERGSRPHHHRRRRSRKSRSDNALNLVAERKYSPRARLRLYTPDNYEKFIQSKSAREIQAYIRGAELCGPYAHATSDYALQPPGGPRFLGLYGEDDDSWCSSSTSSSSDSEEEGYFLGQPIPQPRPQRYAYYTDDLSSPTSALPAPQLGQRTTKSKKKKGHKGKNCIIS; encoded by the exons ATGAAGCCGGCTGACCGAG CAGCCGTTGTTGGATGTCCCGTGACTGAGAAGCCGTCGTGGGACTCGGTGGTCCTGCCTCTGGAGATGGAGCCCAAGATGAGCAAACTCGCCTTCGCGTGCCAGCGGAGCTCCACGTCGGACGACGACTCGGGCTGTGCGCTGGAGGAGTACGCCTGGGTGCCTCCGGGCCTTAGGCCAGAGCAG aTCCAGCTCTATTTTGCTTGCTTACCAGAGGAAAAGGTTCCCTATGTTAACAGCCCTGGAGAGAAACACCGGATCAAACAGCTTTTGTACCAGTTGCCACCACATGATAATGAG GTGCGGTATTGCCAGACTTTGagtgaagaggagaaaaaagagctGCAAGTATTCAGTGCTCAGCGGAAGAAAGAGGCACTCGGAAGAGGAACGATTAAACTTCTGTCCAGAGCCGTGATGCATGCTGTGTGCGAGCAG TGTGGGTTGAAGATAAATGGAGGTGAAATTGCTGTGTTCGCCTCCCGAGCGGGCCCCGGAGTGTGCTGGCACCCATCCTGTTTTGTCTGCTTCACGTGCAACGAGCTGCTGGTCGACCTCATCTATTTTTATCAGGATGGAAAAATTCACTGTGGCAGGCACCACGCCGAACTGCTCAAACCCCGGTGTTCAGCATGTGATGAG ataatttttgcTGATGAGTGCACAGAAGCCGAGGGTCGCCACTGGCACATGAAACACTTCTGCTGCCTGGAGTGTGAGACGGTCCTAGGGGGACAGAGGTACATCATGAAGGATGGCCGCCCGTTCTGCTGTGGCTGCTTCGAGTCCCTGTATGCAGAGTACTGCGAGACCTGCGGGGAGCATATTG GGGTGGACCACGCGCAGATGACCTACGACGGGCAGCACTGGCACGCCACGGAGGCCTGCTTTTCCTGCGCCCAGTGCAAAGCCTCTCTCTTGGGATGTCCTTTCCTTCCCAAACAAGGGCAGATTTACTGCTCGAAGACGTGCAGCCTCGGTGAAGACGTGCATGCCTCGGATTCTTCCGACTCTGCCTTCCAGTCGGCTCGATCCAGAGACTCCAGAAGGAGTGTCCGGATGGGCAAAAGCAGCCGGTCAGCAGATCAGTGTCGACAGTCTCTCCTCTTATCCCCTGCCCTGAACTACAAGTTTCCTGGCCTTTCCGGCAATGCTGATGACACCCTTTCTCGGAAACTGGACGACCTGAGTCTTTCCAGGCAAGGAGCAGGTTTTGTCAACGAGGAGTTCTGGAAAGGCAGAGTAGAGCACGAAACCCCAGAGGACCCCGAAGAATGGGCTGAGCATGAAGATTATATGACCCAGCTCCTCCTCAAGTTTGGTGATAAAAGCCTCTTTCAGCAGCAGCCCGGTGAGCTGGACATGCGAGCTGGTGAGCACTGGTTATCTGATAACATGGTTAAAAATAAGACCGAGTTGAAGCAAAATAACCAGAGCCTTGCAAGTAAAAAATACCAATCTGATATGTATTGGGCACAGTCACAAGATGGACTGGGCGATTCTGCTTATGGCAGCCACCCGGGCCCTGCAAGCAGTCGGAGGCTCCAGGAACTGGATCTGGACCACGGGGCTTCGGGATACAATCATGATCAAACACAGTGGTATGAAGATTCCCTGGAGTGTCTGTCAGACTTGAAACCAGAGCAAAGTGTTCGCGATTCAATGGATTCTTTGGCTTTGTCTAATATCACAG GGGCCTCAGTGGATGGAGAAAGCAAACCAAGGCCATCATTATATTCTCTGCAAAACTttgaggaaatggagacagaaGATTGTGAGAAAATGAGCAACATGGGGACTCTGAACTCTTCCATGCTGCACAGGAGCACAGAATCCTTGAAGAGCCTCAGTTCGGAGCTGTGTCCAGAAAAAATCCTGCCCGAGGAGAAACCAGTCCACCTGCCGGTGCTCAGAAGGTCCAAGTCTCAATCCAGACCCCAGCAGGTCAAGTTTTCAGATGACGTCATCGACAACGGAAGCTACGAGAACATCGAGGTCCGGCAGCCGCCGATGAGCGAGAGGACCCGGCGGCGGGTGTACCACTTTGACGAGAGGGGCTCCAGGCCTCACCATCATCGCCGCCGGAGAAGCCGCAAGTCCCGCTCGGACAATGCCCTGAACCTGGTGGCGGAGAGGAAATACTCTCCCAGGGCCAGGCTGCGGCTTTACACCCCCGACAACTACGAGAAGTTCATCCAGAGCAAGAGCGCGCGCGAGATCCAGGCTTACATCCGGGGCGCGGAGCTCTGCGGCCCCTACGCCCACGCCACTTCCGACTACGCGCTGCAGCCCCCCGGGGGCCCCCGCTTCCTGGGGCTCTACGGGGAGGACGACGACTCGTGGTGCTCCTcgtccacctcctcctcctccgactCGGAAGAGGAGGGCTATTTTCTCGGACAACCGATTCCTCAACCCCGGCCGCAGAGATACGCCTACTACACAGACGACCTTTCCAGTCCGACGTCGGCCCTCCCTGCGCCTCAGTTGGGTCAGAGGACAAccaaatccaagaagaaaaaggGACACAAGGGCAAAAACTGCATCATTTCTTAA